The Alphaproteobacteria bacterium genome has a segment encoding these proteins:
- a CDS encoding aspartate dehydrogenase encodes MMVREQTSAKGNSPRDKLQVAIAGFGAIGGAVARSLDKGIDGLRLSAVSARDRAKAERRLREFREPVPVVALAELAAQADVVVECAPAPVFLDVALPTLEAGRILMPLSVGALLEHPELVELARERGGRILVPTGALIGLDAVRAAAEGTIHSVKMVTRKPPKGLAGAPYLIAKGISLDDLNGPMKVFEGTAREGARGFPANVNVAAALSLAGIGPDRTMLEVWADPTLARNIHRIEVEADSASFAMTIENVPSEENPRTGRITALSAIATLRGLASAFRVGT; translated from the coding sequence ATGATGGTTCGTGAACAAACGAGCGCAAAGGGCAACTCGCCTCGCGACAAACTGCAAGTCGCGATTGCGGGGTTTGGCGCCATCGGCGGTGCGGTGGCGCGCAGCCTCGACAAGGGTATCGACGGCCTGCGCCTTTCCGCCGTGTCGGCTCGTGATCGCGCGAAGGCGGAACGCCGACTACGCGAATTTCGCGAGCCGGTTCCCGTCGTGGCTCTCGCCGAGCTTGCAGCGCAGGCTGACGTGGTCGTGGAATGCGCTCCCGCCCCCGTCTTTCTTGATGTGGCCCTCCCGACCTTGGAGGCAGGTCGCATCCTCATGCCGCTGTCCGTCGGCGCATTGCTCGAACATCCAGAGCTTGTCGAGCTCGCACGAGAGCGTGGCGGGCGGATTCTTGTTCCGACGGGTGCGCTCATTGGGCTCGATGCGGTGCGGGCAGCGGCCGAAGGCACGATCCATTCCGTCAAAATGGTGACACGCAAGCCGCCCAAGGGTCTTGCAGGCGCACCCTATCTCATCGCAAAGGGCATTTCCCTAGACGACCTCAATGGCCCGATGAAGGTATTCGAGGGCACCGCGCGGGAAGGCGCTCGCGGGTTTCCAGCAAATGTCAACGTGGCGGCGGCGCTCAGCCTTGCCGGCATCGGCCCGGACAGAACGATGCTCGAGGTCTGGGCGGACCCGACCCTGGCGCGCAACATTCACCGGATAGAGGTCGAGGCGGACAGTGCGAGCTTCGCCATGACGATCGAGAATGTGCCCTCGGAGGAGAATCCGCGCACGGGCCGCATTACGGCCTTGAGCGCAATAGCAACACTGCGCGGCTTAGCGAGCGCGTTCCGCGTTGGTACGTAA
- a CDS encoding aldo/keto reductase: MTIKKTLEHRTLGASGLSVSAIGLGCMSMSGVYGQSDDQNGIDVIAHAIDRGIDFLDTSDMYGWGHNEELVGRAIKGRRQQVKLATKFGQVRGQGGGNDVNGRPDYVAIACDASLKRLGVETIDLYYQHRVDPSVPIEDTVGAMALLVEAGKVRHLGLSEAHPDTIRRAHKVHPISAVQTEYSLLYRQEAEETLVTTRQLGIAFVAYSPLGRGFLTGSIRALADIQGDRRGQHPRFSAENFEHNRGLVSGVEIIAREKGCTPAQLT, translated from the coding sequence ATGACAATCAAGAAAACGCTCGAGCATCGCACCCTCGGGGCCAGCGGGCTGAGCGTGTCCGCAATCGGGCTCGGCTGCATGTCCATGTCGGGGGTTTATGGGCAAAGCGACGACCAAAATGGGATCGACGTCATCGCGCACGCGATCGACCGGGGCATCGACTTCCTCGACACGTCGGATATGTATGGTTGGGGCCATAACGAAGAGCTTGTCGGTCGGGCCATCAAGGGGCGTCGCCAACAGGTGAAGCTCGCAACGAAATTCGGGCAAGTCAGAGGCCAAGGTGGGGGCAACGACGTGAACGGCCGTCCTGATTATGTCGCGATTGCATGTGATGCAAGTCTGAAGCGTCTCGGCGTCGAAACGATCGACCTCTATTATCAGCACCGCGTCGATCCCTCCGTCCCGATCGAAGACACGGTCGGCGCCATGGCGCTGCTGGTCGAAGCGGGGAAGGTACGTCATCTCGGGCTATCCGAGGCACACCCCGATACCATCCGGCGCGCGCACAAGGTTCATCCAATCTCGGCTGTGCAGACCGAGTATTCGCTCCTCTACCGCCAGGAAGCTGAGGAAACCCTGGTGACTACGCGACAGCTTGGGATCGCTTTCGTAGCATATTCCCCTCTCGGTCGAGGATTTCTGACGGGGAGCATACGCGCACTTGCGGATATCCAGGGCGACCGCCGAGGCCAACATCCGCGCTTCTCGGCCGAAAATTTCGAGCACAATCGCGGGTTGGTGTCCGGCGTCGAGATAATTGCCCGCGAGAAGGGTTGTACCCCCGCGCAACTGACGC